The segment CAGCCCGGAGTTGCGCGGCAACCAGCGCGCGGCCGTGAACTGCCGATCCGGGCCGACGTTTTCGCGAAAACGCGCGGGGAAATTCGCGTTGTAGAAAATTTTCCACGAGGCGCCTCGGCGGTCGAGGTCGGCGATGCGGTTGGCGGCGAGATTGGTGACGTCGATCTCGAGGGCGTTTTCGTCGCGCCATTCGTTCGCCGGGATCACGACTCGCCACGGCGGCTGAATCAGGACGCCGAGTTCGCGGCCATTCAGCGTCACGCGCGCGCTGTCGCCGACGGTGCCGAGATCGAGCTCCCACGCCGGCGCGTCGCCCGAGGGACGCGCGAAGCGCCGCGTGTAGACGGCAGTGCCGGAGAACGCTCGGCCGGCCTCGCCGGCAAAGTCGGTCCACGAGGTGAGCGCGTGAAGTTGCGCGGCGGCGGGAAGCGCGGGGCCGCCGGCCGTGAACGTCACTGACCAGTCGCCGGTGAGCAGGTGCGGTTCGCCGGCGCGCTGCCAGTAGTGCCAGGCGGGACCGGCGACGGGTGTGGCGTGGAGCTGAACGACGCAGGATTCGCCGGGTGCGAGTTGGAGGTAGATTTCAGTGGGAGCGCGGGAGGCTCGCGCGCCGTCTGAATGAGCGGGCGGGATGCTCGCGCTCCCAGTCGGACCGGACGAGTGGATCGCCGCGAGGCCGGCGTTGCCGGTCATGGGGTCGAAGAGCGCGGCCGCGGCGGCGGGTGATTGCAGCGGGATCCAGCGGTCGATCGGTTGGTTGCTACGGTTGACGAGGAAATAGAGCGCGCCGGCGTCGGTCCGACGGCGGACGAATTCGAGTCCGAACGGGCGAAGTGATTCACGCGCGATCCCGGGACAACGATCGAGCAATTCGCGAATGCCCGGGCCGAGCAGGAACTGGCCGCCGTCCAGCTTGGCCGCGCTGAGGACGTCGCTGGGTGCGAGCTGGGTTTGAATCTTCTGCAGGAGTTGCTCGAAACGTCCCGACGCGTTGAGCCCCGCCAACCCGGGCGCGCTGCGGGGAAGATGATCGACGAAGAGAATGGTCGCGCCCTGCGCAGCGAGTTCCACCAGGCGCGCCAGCGTCGCCTCGGGCATGAACGTGGTTTGCGGCACCACGATCGCGCGGTCGGGCGTGATCTTTTGCAGTTGCCGATCGGACACATAGTCGAAACCGACACCGGCTTCGTGCAGCGCGGCGGCGGTGGCGGCGAGCGAACCGGACGGATCGCGGCCGCCGTGGCCGAAGTGCGGCATCCGGCCATTGCCGCGTTCCGCCCAGCGGTCGTGGATATTATAATAGAGCAGGACGTCCTCGTCCGGCGTGCCGGACTGCAGGAACGATTGCGCGCGGGCGACGTAGGCGTTGAGCGCGGTGAAATCGCGCCAGAACGGGTTCAGCGGATTCAGTTCGACTGACGCGTAGAAATTGAACCCGGGCCACGCGGCGTCGAGCGGTGAGAGCGCGGTGCCGTGGTAGCAAACGTGATTGATGCCGGCCAACAGGAATTCGTCGGTATTCTGCTTCAGTTCGGCGAGCGTGGTGAGGAAGTGCTCGTTGAGCCACGTGGCGGTTTCGGCCGACGCGAGCGGCTTGCCGCTGACGTGCGCGGCGGAAGAGGCGAGCTTCATAGCCAGGAAGCCGTTGCCCTCCTGCTCGGGAATGTCGCTCGCGGCGTAGAGATCGAGGATGTTCGCCGGCGAGTTGTGCGCCTGGTTGCGGATCAACGCCCCGTGCTGGTGCGCCCACTCGCGCCACGGATTCGTGAATTCGTCGAGGAGCAGGTCGGAGATCGTTTCGCGGTAGTCGCTGCGCACGCGCGCGCTGAAGTCGTTCTCGGTGGTGGCGAGCAGCTCCGGCAGGTGCGCGCGTAGGTCGTAGCCGCGGCGTTTTTGGAATTCCTCCAGAAAACGCGGCGTCCAGTTCGCTTCGCCGTCGGCGTCGTCGACCTCGTAGGAATCGTTGAAGAACGCGCGCAGCCGTGGCGCCGAATCCGCACCGGCCGCGGAAGGAAGGTCACTTAACAGGTGACCTTCGGCGAATGCGGCGTCGAAGCGGGCGAGGTAGGCGCGCAGCGCGGTAGAGGAGAAGTGATCGAGCGCGAAGCCCTCGCCGCCGGGGGCGGCGCGCTCGACCATCTTGCCGTGCGGACCTGCGAACAGCGCGTAGAGCGTCCACGTGCCCGCGTCGGCGGGCGCGGTCCAGTCGAGCGAGCCGTCGGCGCGGACGCGTGAGGTGAGGTCGAGCGGAGTGGGTGCGACGCCGGCGAGGGCGAGCGGGAAAGCCATGAGCGACACCAGCCGCATCGGTTTTGGAAACCGCACTTGATCGAGTGCGAGCTCCTGAAGGTTTGCGTTGGCGGTGATCGGCTCGCGTAGTTCCTCGAGCTTCACCGGCCGCGGACCGGCGACACGCACGAGCCCGGTGGCGGTGAGCCGGACAGGTTCGCCCAATCGTTCGCCGGGTTTTATTTCATAAACGCGATGCGCGAGCGTGTGGGCGACGTCTTCGGGCTGGAGCCACGGCCCGCCAAACGGCCAGCCGGTGCCGGTGGCGAGATCGATGCCCAGTCCGAGTCGGCGTGATTCGACGAGCGTGTGCCGCAGCAACTCCATCCAACGCGGTGAAAGAAACGGTACGAACCGATCCTCGTATCCGCGCACGCCATAGATCGGCGTGATCTCGAGGCCGCCAAGACCGGCGGCGGCGCAGGCTTCCAGTTGGGCAGTGACCGATTTTTCGTCGGCGATGTTGCCGAACCACCACCAGCGAGACCACGGCTTCGTCTCGCGGTGCACCTCGGGCCAGGCGAGCGGTTGCGCGGCGGCCGGCGGCGGAGCCGCCGGAGTCTCCGGCGCGGCCGCGGCGGACTCGAGCAGCGCTGGGGCGCCGAGGAGGATGGCGGCAAGGAAGCGACGGTGCATGGGGGAAAGACGGGGGACGGCGTCTCGGACGCGGGAGCGGCAGACGATCTGCAGCCGGGCACGTCGCGCAACTCGGCGTGCGTCGGACGGTCCACGGATGGCTCTCGTGCGAGCCGGGGCGACGGGCGCTCTTGAGGCTTTGGTCGCGACGAAGGGGCGTTGCCGCTCCAGGGCGCAGCAAGCCTGCGCCCCTCCGATTCACGGCGCGGACCGCGGCAACTATTCGGTGCCGCCGCGCAGCCATTTCGGCGCGGCGGCGAACCAAAGCACGGCGCCGACCAGCATCAGCGCCTTCATCGGGCCGTCGGCCAATGCGCCGGCGGCGAAGAGCACGGCGGGGCCTACGGTCAGCAACAGAGCGAACAAGGCGAGGAGACGCGCGATCTTCATGCTGAAATGGGACGAGGTTGGCGGAGCAGCGTCTTCGAGAACACCACATACAGGAGTCCGCAGGTGATCCACACCGGCACGGTCATGTAGGAGGCGAAGACGTGGTGGACCTTGTAGAAATAGAAGAAGGCGGCGACCGGAAGAATCCACGCCAGCAGCGCGGCCAGATTAAAGGAGGAGCGCGCTGCCTCGGCCCAGTCCCGCGTGATCCCGAGCCGCTTGGCGAAATAGTGATCGATGACGATGATGGCGCCGACGGGCGCGAGGACGGTGCCGTAGATGCCGACGAAATCGAGCAGCTTCATCGCGAAGGCGGGGAACAGGCCGGCGATCGTGGCGATGGCGCCGGCGATGATCGTGCCGGTGTTGCGCGAAATCTTCGGCAGCACGCCCTGGAAAGCGAGACCGGCGCGGTAGATCGTCGGGTTGGCGGTGGTCCAGCCGGCGATCACGACGCAGATCAGCCCGGCCCAGCCGGTCGCGGCGAACACCATCGGCCCCGGCGCGTTCGAGGCGCTGCTGCCGCGCTGCTGGAGCTCGAGCGCGAAGAGCAGTGAGGCGCAGATCCACGCGACGTAGTGACCGAGGAACATGCCGGCGCTGGCCGCCCAACCGGAGGAGGGCTTGCGGGCGTAACGCAGGATGGAGAGGTCGGACATGCCGAGGTGCATGGCGGCGTTGCAGAGCCACGCGAACAGCACGATGCCGACGAACCCGATGCGCGTTTGCCCGGCGATCGGCACGCCGGTCCAAATGGTGGAAACATCGAGCGAGCTGAGCTTCGGCAGCGTGGTCAATCCGCACGCCACGAAGACGAGGAACATCCAGGGGGCGGCGAGATGGCCGACGCGCGCGACGAAGCTGTAGCCGCGCACCGCGACGATCGTCTGCAGCGAACCGAGGATCACCACGAGCACGCACCAGGCGAGTCCCGTCGGCATCATGTCGGTGAACGCGGGCATCTTCACGCCGGGGAACGGCACGCCGACCGCCGTGGCGGACACGGTCACCATCGCGCCGGCGAGGAAACAGAAGAGCACGCCGTTCGCCACGTTGTAGAGGGAGACGAGCCGGCGGCCGCAAATTTTCTCGAGCTTGTAGTAAAGGGTCACGCGCAGGTCCGTGGCGATCGGAGCGGTCAGAAAACGCCACGTGAGCACCGCGAGGATGTTGCCCAGCAGCAGGCCGAGGATGACGTCGATGGCCGTGGCGCCCCACGCGATGAAGAGCGGCCCGAGCATGAACTCCGTGCCCGCGGTGTGTTCGCCGGCATACATGCCCCAGAACGACGTCGGCCCTTTCAGCGCCGAATCGGGGACGCGTTCGCGCTCGTATTCGTTGACCGCGGCGGGCGGGGTGGGGGTCGAAACATCAGCCATGGAGGGGCGGGGTTGGGGCGCAGGGCGAAAGCCACGACGCCGACTGGCCCCGTGATGCCACACAACCGGGGGAGGCTGTCAAACCCTACGCAAGTGTGGCCCGCGGAAATGATCGAATTCGATCAATTGAAGCCTGCCGTCGAGCGGCGCGCGCGGCGTGGACCGCGGAAACGTCCAGCCAAGTCGGACTGTCTGAGGCGCGCTCCGATTGTTGCGCTGTCCGTGACACCGCTACGTTGCAGTCATACTTCGCCCAACCACCCCTTCCGTCGTTGGCCCCGCGCGCGGCTGACTCGTCAAGCTTTCTTCCTTCACCCGTCGGTACGCGGCCTAACCCCTAGCAAACCCAACAAACACCATGACCACGAAAGTTCCTCCGCCGAATTCCGGAGTCCGATGCCTGCTGGCATCGATGCTGACCCTGTCGCTCACGTCGCTTGGTTTCGCGCAACAGACCCCACCGCCGCCGGCAACCGCGGCGCAGCCGGGGGACGATGATGTCATCGTGCTCTCGCCATTCGAGGTCGACGCCTCGAAGGACAAAGGCTACTACGCCGAGAACACCCTCGCCGGCAGCCGCATGAACACCAACATCGCGGACCTCGGTGCCTCGATCTCGGTGATCACGAAGCAGCAGATCGAGGACACGGCTTCGGTCGACATCAACGACGTGTTCCGTTACGAGATCAACACGGAGGGATCCTCCACCTACACGCCCGCGCAGCAGTCGATGCGGAGCGACGGCGTGATTGACGTGAACGCCGGCGTGACGCCGGGCAACAACGGCATCGCCTCGACCAATGCCACCGCCAACCGCATCCGCGGCTTGGGCACGCCCAGCACGGCGATCAACTTCTACCCGTCGATCTCGGCGGTGCCGATGGACGCCTACAACATCGACTCGCTGGAAATCAACCGCGGTCCGAATTCGATGCTCTTCGGCATGGGCAGCCCGGCCGGCATCGTGAATCTGAACTATGCCCGCGCGGTGCTGAACCGCGATTTCGCCCGCGTGCAGTTGCGCTTCGACGATCGCGAGTCCTATCGCGCCTCGCTCTCGTTCAACCAGGTGCTGTGGAAGGACAAGCTCGCCGTCCACGGCGCGCTGCTGTACGACGACCGGCAGTTCGAGCGCAAGCCGTCGTATGACATCACCCGCCGGCAATACGCCACGCTCACCTTCAAGCCGCTGGCGAAGACGACGATTCGCGCCAGCGTGGAAGGCTACTCCAACGACAGCCGGCGCCCGAACTCTCTCACGCCGCGCGATTTTGTGACGGAGTGGAAGAACGCCGGCAGCCCGATCTACGATTCCGTGACCAAGCAGGTCACCGTCAACGGCACGGCGCGCGGCCTGTACTGGCCCGCCGGCCAGTCGGCCTCGGCCTTCGCCACGCAGGTGACGAACGATACCCGCGCGGCCATCGAGGCCAGCCCCGGCTACAACCCCGCGCTCTGGAACGCGGCGCGCACCCAGTACGCCGGCGTCAACATCAACAGCGAAGCCGCGCTGAACAACACCGGCGGCATCGTCAACGGCGCGGCACAGAACGTCCTCTTCGTGCCGGGTATCACCTGGGTCAACCAGGCCCGCACGATCCAGCGGATCTCCAATGGCTCGCTGGTCGACTGGTTCCAGCCCTTGGGCAACCAGCAGTATCTCACGGCGTGGGGCACGGCCACGAATCCGGCGGCGAATCCCGCGACCTATCCCACCAAGGCCAACATCTGGGCCAACCCGACCTGGGCCGACATCCACAACCGCTACTTCACGGGCTCGACCGGCACCAGCGCGTTGTACACCAAGCCGCTTGTCGGCGGCTACAAGTATCCGGGTGTCACTGACAAGTCGATCTACGACTGGGAAAACATCAATCTGCTGCAGATGAATTATGCGGAGCAGAAGAATGCGACGTATAACGTCGAAATCGAGCAGGAGATCACCGACGACCTGTTCCTCAACCTCGGCTGGTTCCGCCAGGATTTCGAGGCGATGTCGCACTACCCGGTGTCGCAGTTGAATGTGGCGACGCTGTTCGTCGACACCAACGCGCGGCTGCCGAACGGCTCGCCGAATCCCTACGTCGGCCAGGTGTACCTTGAGGATATCGATCCGGACCGGTTCCGCGATGCCGAGGAGGATGACCACTACCGCGCGATGCTGGCCTACACGCCTGATTTCCGGCAGAAAGACGGCTGGCTGAAGTGGCTCGGTCATCATCAACTGCTCGGCCTCTGGTCCAAGCAGGACACCACCACGAGCAAGATCCGCCAGCGGCTGCACTACGTCGCGGCGGGCAACGAGGCGGGCAAATTCCGCTGGCTGCGCAACTCGAACAACGACGCCAGCGGCAATCCGACCGGCTGGAACCGCCAGACGACCTCCTACCGGCATATGTACTACCTGTCGAACCCCGGCGATCCGGCCGGCGCAGTGACGACCTCTTCCGGTCAGTGGGATCACACCACGTACACGGGCGGCATCCAGGTGTACGACTATGCCACCAGTGCGTTCACGAGCATCCCGATGACCGCCGAGTACATCGACTTCGATGCGACGACGGGTGCCAACCAGCGCGAACTCGAGTCGCTGAGCGCCGGCATGACCAACTACCTGTGGAATGACCGACTGATCACGACGTTCGGCGTTCGTCGCGACGACTATCGCGCCCGCACTACGACGACTGGTACCATCAAGAATCCCGACGGCAGTGTGACGCCGGCCCTGACCAACCAGCAGAAGTGGATCAACGGTATTCATCAGACCGATCTCGTGCTCCACCGGTTCGGACCGTGGGACGAGCTCTCGGGCAACACCACGACGAAGGGCGCCGTGCTCAAGCCGTTCAAGAACTGGCACTCCATCGAGAGCCGCGCGAACTCGGGTTCGCAGTTCTGGCAGTTCGTCCGCGATTTCGGCATCAGCTACAACGAGTCCGACAACTTCAACCCGCCGCCATCGGCGCAGGTCGACGCGTTTGGCAATCCGCTGCCGAAGCCGACCGGCGAAGGCCGGGACATCGGCTTCCAGTTCTCGATGCTCGACAACAAGCTGTTCGCCCGCGTGACCTGGTTCGAGGCGACCAACCAGAACGAGCGGTTCAGCCCTGGTTCGTCGATCAGCCGTTTGACCGGCAATGTCGACACCACGCTGTTCCGCAACTGGGCCCGGACAATCTCCATGATCAACATGGGCATGGATCCGCGACTCGACGGTTTCGGCCAGAATCTCTCGACCCAGCAGGAAGAGCAGGTCAAGGCCGCCGCGGAGAAAATCTGGCAGCTGCCGTACGACTACTACAGCAACGTCGGCAACATCTACGCCACCGGCAATCGCGAAGCCAAGGGTGTCGAGATGGTCGTGAACTACAATCCGGTGCCGAACTGGACGATCAAGCTGACCGGCGGCAAGCAGAACACGGTCAACTCCGACGTCTTGAAGGAGTTTGATGCCTGGTATGCGGTGCGCGCGCCGATCTGGCAGGCCGCCAAGGCTTCGACCTACCTGCTGCCGCAGTATCAGAACCTCGCCAGCTACACCAATGCGGGTGGCCGCGAGGTGGACCTGACGAACTTCCTGACCAGCTACGGCTTTGAATCGGCGGTCCGGTTGGACGATCAGTTCGGCAACACGAACGTTCAAAACTACTACAACGTGAACGTGCAGCCGCAGTATGCGCTGGCCCGCGATCTCAACGGCCAGTCCGCCCCGAACCAGCGCAAGTATCGCGGCGCCCTGCTGACCAGCTACAGTTTCGACAACGACCGCTTCCGCGGCTGGTTCGTCGGCGGCAGCCAGCGCTGGGAGGACCGCTCGGTCATCGGCTACTACGGCAAGTCCAGCGGCGCCAACGCCACGCCGGGCTACCTCGATCTGTCGGACATCAGCCGTCCGATCTACGACAGCGCCAACTGGTACACCGACGTGTGGGTCGGCTATCAGCGCAAGATCATGAACGGCAAGGTGGGCATGAAGCTCCAGCTGAATGTCTATGACATCTTCGAGAGCGGCGGGCTGCAGGTGACGCAGGTCAACTATGACGGTTCGCCCTATGCGTTCCGCATCAAGGATCCGCGCCAGTTCGTGCTGACCGCGACGTTCGACTTCTAGTTCGTGCTCTGCAGCAGTTCGATCGTTACTGCTGCGCTTAGTTAATCCAAAAAACCGAGAGCTCTCCCCGTGTCTGGGGGAGAGCTCTTGTTTTTTGCGCGTCTGACCAACGGCGGGCGCGAACGACGCCAAGTGTCTCGATCCAACCACCGTGCTGCAGGTAGGGCGAGGCGTCCTCGCCAACGTGTGCGCCGTCGCCTTGGCGAAGGCGGAGCCGCGGCTGACCGGGGACGGTTCGCCCTACCGCGGATGCGACGACACGGGTCGTTAACTTCGACCGTTCGCTCATGCCCCCTTTTTCTGCCGCGGGGCGCGGGCCTACCGCCCGTAGGTTTGCAGAAGCAGCGATGCGCTCCCGACGCCAGTCTTGAGTCTCGGAGATTGCGACGTCAGCGCTTGCGTCCAAGCCTCTGCGCGTATGCCTGACGCCCGCTCCTCTGCTCCGCCGCTGCCCGCCCGGCGCGGGGGCGCGCGTCGCTGGCTGGGGTTCGGCGCGGCGCTGCTGGCGCTGGTGGCGTTCGTCTATGCGCCGACGTTGTCCGCGCCGTTTCACTTGGACGACGCGGAGTCGATCGTGGGCAATGCGACGCTCCGCGATTTCTGGTCGTTCGCGTGGGCGAAGCCGCCGGCCACCGGCGGCGAGACGGTGAGCGGCCGGCCGGTGCTCAACTTCACGTTTGCGCTCAACCAAGCCTGGGGCGGACTCGACGTGCGTGGTTATCATGTCGTCAACGTCCTGATCCACGCGCTCGCCGCGCTCGTGCTGTTTGGCGTGGTGCGGCGAGGCCTCGCCTTGGCCCGCGGCCGCGCCGCGAAGAGCGCGGTCGCTCCTGTCTCCGCGACGACGCTGGCCGGCGAATGTTCGTACTACGAACATTGGCGGGAGAGTGGGATCGCGTTTTTCGTGGCGGCGCTGTGGGCGGTACATCCGCTGCAAACGAGCGCGGTAAGCTATGTCGCACAACGCGCCGAGTCGCTGGCGGGGCTGTTTTATTTGCTGGTGCTGTATGGGTTCATCCGCGGCGCGGAAGCGGCTGGCTCCGGCGGTGGTGCCGTGGTTCAGGTTCACAGGCGCGATGCCCGTGCCCCGGCAACGGGTGCACGATGGTTCACGTTCTCGGTTGCAGCCTGTCTGCTCGGCGTGGGCACGAAAGAGACGATCGTCACGGCGCCGCTCGTGGTGCTGCTCGCGGATCGCGCATTCGTGACCGGCGGCTTTGCTGCGGCGTGGCGCGCGCGCCGGCGGTATTACCTCGCGCTTGCTGCCACTTGGCTCGTGCTCGGCGCGTTGGTGGTGGCAAATCGCGGCCGTGGCGGTTCGGCGGGATTCGGTGCGAGCATCACCTCATGGGAATATCTGGTGACGCAGGCCGGGGCGGTCGGGCACTACTTGCAATTGGTGTTTTGGCCGACGGGGCAGGTATTCGACTACGGCGTGGCGCTCGCGCCGCTGGCGGCGGTGTGGCCGCAAGCGCTGCTCCTGCTCGGGCTCGCGGGCGTGGGGTTCTGGCTGCTCGCGCGCAACCAGGCGGGTGGTTTTCTGATCGCGAGCTTTTTCCTTCTCTTGGCGCCGAGCTCGAGTCTCGTGCCGATCGCCACGCAGACTGTGGCCGAGCATCGGATGTATTTGGCGTCGGCGGTGGTGATCGCGGCGGTCGCGTTCGGATGCTGGCGCGCGATGCAGCGGCTGGCCTCGTCGCGGACTGGCGCTTGGGTCACGAGTGCCGCTCTGGGAGCGGCGGTCCTGGCGCTGGGAGTGGCGGCCCATGGGCGCAACCAGCTCTATCGCTCGGAGCTCGCGCTCTGGCAGGACACGGTGGCGAAACGGCCGGACAATCCCCGCGCTCATCACAACTTCGGACTGGCGCTCGCCGCCGCCGGGCGGAGCGACGAAGCGATGGCCGAGTTTCGTCGCGCGATCGCGCTGCAGCCGAACCATGTTTTTGCGCATACCCAGCTCGCATTGGCGTTGCTCGATCGCGGCGAACCGGAGGCGGCGAGCGCGCATTTCCGCGCCGCGTTGGCGGCTGATCCGAGCTATGCCGCGGCGCGGGTGAATCTCGGCCGCGCGCTGGCGCGGCTCGGTCGCACCGACGAGGCCGCGACGGAATACGAGGCGGTGCTCCGCGCTGAGCCGGGGGCCGTCGATGCGGGCACCAATCTCGCTGCGCTACTGCTGGCACGCGGTGAGACCGAGCGCGCGGCCGCGCTGCTCGCCGCGGCAACCGCCGCGGCCCCCGCGCTGGCGGAACCACATTACCACTACGGGCTCGCGCTCGAGCAGTTGGGTCGGATCGCTGAGGCCGAAAGCGCGTTGCGTCAGGCCACCGAGCTGAAGCCGGACTGGGCCGAGCCGTGGCTGGCCCTGGGGAACGTGCTCGCGCGGCGCGGCGAGGCGGAGCCGGCGGAGCGCGCCTATCGTTCCGCGCTCCACCTCGCACCGCGAACCGCGGCGGCGCACTATGGCTTGGGCAACCTGCTCGCGCAGCGGCGCAATTTTCGCGCAGCGATGGAAGAGTTCCAGGCGGTGCTGGCAATCGATCCCGCCCATGTGCCGGCGCGCAACAATCTCGGCAACTGCCAGCTCGTGACCGGTCAGCTGCGCGAAGCCGTCGCGACGTACGAGGAAGTGTTGCGGGCGCGACCGAACGATGCCGCCGTCGAGCGGAACCTCGCCCTCGCGCGGGAACTGCTGCGCAGCGGCGGGCACGGGCCCTAGACCCGGACATCTCTCGCGCGGTTCTCTGACGCCGTGGGAGCGCTTTACGCCGCGATGGAATGTCGCGCGGGCGCGGATCGCGGCATAAAGCCGCGCCTACAGCAGGATCCAGGAGGCCGGGCGCGAGTAGGTGAAATATCCCAGCGATGTGGTTGCGCCCAGCTTGCCGCGCTGGAAGGTGCGTCCGCGACCTGGGCGGACGCACTGGACTCGATCCAGGGCGTAGCAAGACTGCGCCCCTGCGAATAGAGACGGAACCTGTCCTGCACGCGACACGCGTTCGCACGGCTCAGGCCGGCATCGTGCGTTCCTCCGGTCGGACACTGTATTCGCGCACTGGTGTGACCCCCGGTGGCAGCGGCCGGATGAACCGGTCAACGAGTTTTTTCCGCCATGTCGTGGGCGAGAAGTGATGTACGTGGCGGCAATCGCGACAGAGATGACTGGCGCTGGCGTAGCCGCAGTGTCGCGCTACATCCTCGAGCGTGAGGCTCGTGCGGCCCATGAGTTCCTTCGCCTTGTCCAGCCGCAGCCGGCAGAACACCGATTTCGGACCCGAGCGGCGCGATTGCCAGAACAGCCGGCGCAGGTGGCTAGGGGAAACGTGAATCGCATCCGCGACCTGTTTCACGGTCGGATTATGCATCAGGTGCTCGAGATACCAGGCGACGGCGCGCTCGGTCTTAAAGTGAGCGAGATCGGTGAGCGCCAGCGTTGGCGTGGCCATCGGGGAATCTTTGAGCAGCAGCAGCGCGAGGTCGATCAGCCGCCGTTGAAACACCAGCTGGCTGAGCGTGTTGGGCTGGCGGAACGCCGGCTCGAGATCGTTTGCGATCGCCGCCACGCGCTTGATCTCCACATCGGGGAGATCCTTGGCGAGCCAGCCGCCGTTCTGGCGGGCGATTTCGTCAAGCGGATAAGGCACACTGCTGAAATGGAGCGCGAGCCGCGTGTAGCTTTCGTCGTGGTAGTTGGCCCAGGCATGGGAACACTCCGGGGCGAAAACCCAGAGCCTGCGCTCGTGAAACGTCGCGCGCTCCCAGTCAGAAAACCGCAAGCCGCAGCGGCCGGCAACGACTGCGTAAAATTCCCAATTCGTGCGGGTGTTGCAGTGCATGCTGCTCTTCCAACGAATCGGACCCTGGGCGAAGTAGCGCAGCATGAGCGTCAGCGGTTCGGGCCCACACCCGTAGCCCGACGCCCCCGGCGCGCAAGGGGCGTGCAATTGAACAGTCCGACTGACGCGGTTCCGTCGGCACAAAGAACGGGCCGGCACACGGTGTGCCGGCCCGGGAGGGTTCTGGCGCAGATCGACGGGCGCCTGCGCCGCGCTGAAGGTAATCCGAGAATTTTCTGGGCGGCCCAGCGCCCTCGTAGGGCCGGCGCTCGCCGCCGGCCGAGAACGCGTTTGCGCTGGATGGGGGTTTGCGGCTGCCGGCGAGCGGCAGCCCTACGACCCAAACGGTGCGGTTTTTGCGACCGGTTCTAGAACGTGTAGGTGAACGACCCCTTGATGTTGCGCGGATCGCCGACGACCGCGGACGTGCGGCTGCCCGCGGCTAGGATGTAATCCTTGTCGAACGCGTTCGCGACCATGAACCGGACGCTCCAATTCGGGCGTTTGTAGCTGAACCCGATGTTCA is part of the Opitutus terrae PB90-1 genome and harbors:
- a CDS encoding helix-turn-helix transcriptional regulator; the protein is MLRYFAQGPIRWKSSMHCNTRTNWEFYAVVAGRCGLRFSDWERATFHERRLWVFAPECSHAWANYHDESYTRLALHFSSVPYPLDEIARQNGGWLAKDLPDVEIKRVAAIANDLEPAFRQPNTLSQLVFQRRLIDLALLLLKDSPMATPTLALTDLAHFKTERAVAWYLEHLMHNPTVKQVADAIHVSPSHLRRLFWQSRRSGPKSVFCRLRLDKAKELMGRTSLTLEDVARHCGYASASHLCRDCRHVHHFSPTTWRKKLVDRFIRPLPPGVTPVREYSVRPEERTMPA
- a CDS encoding tetratricopeptide repeat protein; translated protein: MPDARSSAPPLPARRGGARRWLGFGAALLALVAFVYAPTLSAPFHLDDAESIVGNATLRDFWSFAWAKPPATGGETVSGRPVLNFTFALNQAWGGLDVRGYHVVNVLIHALAALVLFGVVRRGLALARGRAAKSAVAPVSATTLAGECSYYEHWRESGIAFFVAALWAVHPLQTSAVSYVAQRAESLAGLFYLLVLYGFIRGAEAAGSGGGAVVQVHRRDARAPATGARWFTFSVAACLLGVGTKETIVTAPLVVLLADRAFVTGGFAAAWRARRRYYLALAATWLVLGALVVANRGRGGSAGFGASITSWEYLVTQAGAVGHYLQLVFWPTGQVFDYGVALAPLAAVWPQALLLLGLAGVGFWLLARNQAGGFLIASFFLLLAPSSSLVPIATQTVAEHRMYLASAVVIAAVAFGCWRAMQRLASSRTGAWVTSAALGAAVLALGVAAHGRNQLYRSELALWQDTVAKRPDNPRAHHNFGLALAAAGRSDEAMAEFRRAIALQPNHVFAHTQLALALLDRGEPEAASAHFRAALAADPSYAAARVNLGRALARLGRTDEAATEYEAVLRAEPGAVDAGTNLAALLLARGETERAAALLAAATAAAPALAEPHYHYGLALEQLGRIAEAESALRQATELKPDWAEPWLALGNVLARRGEAEPAERAYRSALHLAPRTAAAHYGLGNLLAQRRNFRAAMEEFQAVLAIDPAHVPARNNLGNCQLVTGQLREAVATYEEVLRARPNDAAVERNLALARELLRSGGHGP